Proteins encoded together in one Amblyomma americanum isolate KBUSLIRL-KWMA chromosome 1, ASM5285725v1, whole genome shotgun sequence window:
- the LOC144132756 gene encoding uncharacterized protein LOC144132756 has protein sequence MPEPIVPPPQVQCRTINAAAIEFSRLLHETDASVFDSPESALKIFQRGDELFRGTNDDVPPLTAPCNGDGERTRCWALNYQRMLNRMLNERGVELFEMHESALLCQTISCTDVPQGTDDAMIPTVLLWLLRQHQCIRSVIVNASIMAPHPLKKFWSLLLLSELVKSVELRDVEENSFSIHRVFHEHAERLTVLVLMGFNLSVADATHLAALVARNKGLKKLALVDLYIDAASMEEIVASIEGHDGLDELELTALRRTADGKSIARLLEAHITKLRLGVECDWEPFLDALVTNIDLVELAIVSRSTLAFSLHRLVRAVSISETLESLELDLDTSWAIDDDRIWEELAAIVGQARALRMLRITVSNMTNVALELLKNVIARNQCLRDLHFHRCQISCHGAMELLGGLRCNSTLQLLDLAELSGREGEYRELLQFMVDNRLCDRVSVCYMGCQAWLLGKAITNNGVRFRNFKFCCAYGPEADIVFGVLPCLKDTLTELSIDCNEVMCDTGTQALAKLFRDSLILENVKLDCPSTPDTSLVLLQGLAESRSVSSLTLSGWMIGGMDDVVPIAFEDLLRVNSSIVQLTVVQGDLGELKVFLKRLAAGLAENHSISELNILHGPDCLEVCDATIKQ, from the exons ATGCCGGAACCAATTGTGCCGCCGCCCCAA GTTCAATGCCGAACTATCAACGCTGCTGCCATCGAGTTCAGCCGACTGCTTCATGAAACGGACGCCAGCGTGTTCGACTCCCCGGAGAGCGCACTGAAGATCTTCCAACGCGGCGACGAGCTGTTCCGCGGCACCAACGATGACGTCCCTCCGCTTACGGCCCCTTGTAACGGCGACGGCGAACGCACTCGGTGCTGGGCACTCAACTACCAGCGAATGTTGAACCGGATGTTGAACGAACGTGGTGTCGAATTGTTCGAGATGCACGAGAGCGCGCTTCTGTGCCAAACTATAAGCTGCACCGACGTTCCCCAAGGTACTGACGATGCTATGATCCCCACTGTTCTCTTGTGGTTACTTCGCCAGCATCAGTGCATTCGAAGCGTCATCGTGAATGCGTCTATTATGGCGCCTCACCCCCTCAAGAAGTTTTGGAGCCTCCTGCTACTAAGCGAATTAGTTAAGAGTGTCGAGCTTCGGGATGTCGAGGAAAACAGTTTCTCCATTCACCGCGTGTTCCATGAACACGCGGAACGACTAACCGTACTAGTCCTGATGGGTTTCAACCTGTCTGTGGCGGACGCAACTCACCTTGCAGCTCTCGTGGCCCGCAACAAAGGTCTGAAGAAGTTAGCTCTCGTGGACCTTTACATAGACGCAGCCTCGATGGAGGAGATTGTCGCTAGCATCGAAGGTCACGATGGACTCGACGAGTTAGAATTGACGGCTCTTCGAAGGACGGCTGACGGCAAAAGTATTGCCCGCTTGCTCGAAGCTCACATCACGAAACTTCGCTTAGGTGTGGAATGTGACTGGGAACCGTTCTTGGATGCTCTTGTAACAAACATCGATCTGGTTGAACTTGCGATTGTTTCCCGCTCCACACTGGCTTTCTCCCTGCATCGCCTTGTGCGTGCTGTGAGCATTAGCGAGACTCTGGAGAGCCTCGAGCTTGATTTAGACACTTCCTGGGCGATAGACGACGACCGGATCTGGGAAGAACTTGCAGCCATTGTGGGGCAAGCACGCGCTCTACGGATGCTTCGAATCACGGTGTCCAATATGACGAATGTCGCTCTGGAACTCTTGAAGAATGTGATTGCGAGAAACCAGTGTCTTCGGGACCTTCACTTTCATAGGTGCCAGATCTCTTGCCACGGTGCTATGGAACTGTTGGGGGGCCTAAGGTGTAACTCGACGCTACAGTTATTGGACCTCGCGGAACTAAGCGGAAGGGAAGGCGAGTATCGAGAGCTGCTACAGTTTATGGTCGACAACAGATTGTGTGACAGGGTCTCAGTCTGCTATATGGGCTGTCAGGCTTGGTTGCTAGGAAAAGCCATCACAAACAATGGCGTTCGATTCCGAAATTTTAAATTCTGTTGCGCCTACGGCCCGGAAGCGGACATCGTCTTCGGGGTTCTTCCTTGCCTCAAGGACACCTTGACCGAACTGTCTATCGACTGTAACGAAGTTATGTGTGATACAGGCACCCAGGCTCTAGCCAAACTGTTCAGAGACAGCTTGATTTTAGAGAACGTCAAGCTCGACTGTCCTTCAACTCCGGACACATCACTGGTTTTGCTCCAGGGTCTTGCAGAGTCTCGCTCAGTCTCGTCTCTGACCCTGAGTGGTTGGATGATCGGCGGGATGGACGATGTCGTGCCCATTGCTTTTGAAGACTTACTCCGCGTCAACTCAAGTATCGTGCAACTGACTGTCGTGCAAGGAGACTTGGGCGAGCTGAAAGTGTTCCTGAAACGCCTGGCAGCGGGCCTGGCCGAGAATCATAGCATCTCTGAATTGAACATTTTGCACGGCCCAGATTGTCTCGAAGTGTGTGACGCGACCATAAAGCAATAG